Part of the Parambassis ranga chromosome 16, fParRan2.1, whole genome shotgun sequence genome, AGACATCTGTAAAACATTTATCCTCTCTGAGATAAGACTTCCTCAGTCAACTCTGAGTGGAGCGTGTCAAACACAACAGTCCGGTCAGCGCTCAGAGCTGTGCGGAGCTTTCTGTGGTGCTGCACCAAAACACTTTTCTCTACGGTTCCTTTTCAGATTGTTTTCCAATGGATGGTAGAGGAGTTTGGATGGTGTGTTGCCTTCTCCTGCTGGCACACTGCTCTCTCCAGCAGACCTCCTCCAAGAAGAGAAATGGCAAGAAAGGTAGGACCCATATTAATTTGATGCTGTTGGTGAAAACATGTCCTCATTTGTTCTCTAAATAACAGATGAACTGTGTTAGAGCTCACCATTAATGCAGATTTTTGTCTTGATGAACAGACTCTGCCAACAGTGCTGCAATCGAGGAGCTGAAGAAACAGATTGATGACATTGTTCAGGAGCTGAACGTGTTGAAAGAGCAGCAAGCTTTACAGACAAGTATTTACTTCCACATAAAAGTTTCACTAAAACTaacatttgaattgttttgaTGTGAAGAATCACCTGGATGACTTCCTATCATTTTGCCCTCCAGTCTGTTTGAAAGGCACAAAGATCCTCGGCAAATGTTTCCTGGCCAATCCTGCAAAGAAGAACTTCCACGCAGCCAGCGATGACTGCATCGCCAAAGGAGGCAGCCTGAGCACTCCCCTGACCGGAGAAGAGAATGACCAACTCTACAGCTATGTGCGGCAGAGCATTGGCCCAGAGGAGCAAATCTGGCTGGGCATCAATGACATGGTGACTGACAACCACTGGGTGGACCAGTCAGGCTCCAGCGTACGCTTCAAGAACTGGGAGACGGAGATAACTCTTCAACCAGATGGGGGGCCCAGCCAGAACTGTGCCGTCCTCTCTACCACAGCCAACGGGAAGTGGTTTGATGAGAATTGCAGGGCCGAAaaggcctctgtgtgtgagttcaACATCGTCTgaaagctgtgctgctgctcaggcTCTGGCATCACTCTGTACAGATTAATGAAcgttaaaggaccagtgtgtaggatTTACAGTACAAGCAGCTTGCAGAAGtctgaagaagaacaaacaccTTCTCACCCATCATATGGATGATTGTTCAGGTAAAAAACACCTTTCAAATTTTCACTGTATGTTCAACGTTGCCACGGTGACAAGCCCCATCTCATGTGATCTCAAGGATACCCAGTGTCTGTTTGTGAGCTTCAAAAAACGTATCTCCGTAATatcctacacactggtcctttaatgaAACAAATTGCGCGCTGAAACAAATGAAATCCATAATGCATTTTAATGCTGTGCACTAGATTGAAAGATAATGTGCTGCATGTTTCTTCAGCTCTTTTAATGACCAAGCCTTCCAGAAGTCAGTCCAGGACAGAGTTCACACGAGGAGTCTAAGGCACGATGTATAAGCTAACCTCACTGGAACATACATTTAATAAACCCAACCACTCCAGCACGATGTAAATCGAGGTCAACACTGGATGGCTTGCTTTTGtcatatgtgtttttatatctgCTCGCTGCCTTTAATAAAGTCATTTATTTTACTAAAGAACATTCACCATTGAGTATCCTCTCTGTGCCACTTTGTTTATCTCTAGTTATGAGTTTCAAGTTTATATTTGCTGTTGTTTTAAAGAGGTAATGGGGAAGGATAACCTTTCAATAGaataaatagaatagaatagaatagaatactttattaatccctttgggaaggtcccacagggaaattcgggtaccagcagcaatataacaccaacagtcagaacaagcgttaaatagaataaaatagaacatagtacagtaaaaataaagataGAAGATAAGAGGGATTATGAATAAACATTGCATGccagcatagatggtaatgtaatatagtgcagtaaaagtAAAGGAATTAtctgtcatctgcaaacttctggatgtgacacagttctgagttgtagcagaagtctgaggtgtaaagggtgaagaggaggggggccagCACCGTCCCCTGGGGAGCTCCTTGCTaatgacagtgtctgatgtggtgTCCTTTAGCCTGACGTACTGCGGTCTCTCCGTAAGGTAGTCAGCAATCCAGGACACCAAGTAGTGGTCCATTAGcatctccctcagtttgtccagtagcagcaggggctggatggtgttgaaggcacttgaGAAATCCAAGAATAGGATCCGCACTGTGCCCCTCCCTTTGTCCAGATGTGCGTGAACACAGTGTAGGAGGTAGAGAATGGCatcctccacacccacacctacCCGCAAACTGTAGGGGGTCCTGAGCCTGATGCACTTGGGGACAACAGCAGATACATGGATTCTGGGAGGCATGGAGCATGACATTGTTCCTCCAGATGACATGAGATACCATGATGTAAAAGTGCCGTCAGATGTCAAGAGGGAAACAGTGTGGATGtttaacacatttcacatttccaGCGTTACCTGCCTTACATCTGTGCAGTAGAGTCCCTACTTACTGTGCCTCCACCCACATACAGCATTTTTTTCATCAGGTCGGCACTCGCTATGCTGCTCAACATGTTTGTACGTCTCCATGGATATTTGCTGATTTCAGAGAGTCACTCACAGACTGAAGCAGTCTGTAAAGCATTCATGGAAAAACTTGCATGTATAAAGACTCCTAAATATCATCAGGGGTGACTTTTGATGGCTTGAACTTTGTCTTTTCTACCAATTGTCTGAAATCCTACTGAATCATATTTGGGGCATCTTCTGGGTTAGACAGTCATCATGAAACACCGTAGGATGTACAAGGAAATGTACAAATTAACTGATGCATTCTGACCATTAGACCAGCTTGTTTAGGGTCTTCACACAAAAATTATATAAACTATACATCTCATTCAGTCTTTCTTCTAATAAAGATTTCATTATCTCTTTGAGCTCATTCCAACCACAAATACATTGATTGttaaccacaaaaacaagagaaaaggaTTAATTTGCTTGCAGcagattattattgttattattatttaatattaaaaatccatgtaacaaaaacatctttaatcAATTCCTAAAAGGTGTAAGCAGGAGTGTATTGATGGCACATTAATGGCATAACATGTTTGAGTTCATCCAAAAGTTATTATAAAtatcagtggtaactgatgcATCGGGCGATGCtatgaaaacagcagcaataATGCCATCCTTTTAGTATAATACAAATTATATATTCACAATGtaaacagcacacagcagaTCCTATATTTGTACAAAATGcatgcacaaaaataaaaataacctaAAACCAACAGAAGGTAGTGGCTTAAACATGCATACAGGGAACAATTAAGCAGTTTTCGAAACAACAGCGCCTTCATCTAAATAAAACACGTTAATAGCAGTGGGCAGGTTGGAACAGGGTTATTTTCTGTGCTTCACTTTGGTGCAAAAGCTGAACAGCAGGCAATCACACAGGCACCAGGGAATGAATATCACTAAGTTCATGTAGGTCAAGTGAAAATCAGAAAGCTGAATCCAATCTTATGCTGAGTTCTCTCCCTCCGGCTCCAGCCGTGGCCCTGTATTCTCATAATGTTCCTCCTCGCTTTCATCTGCGCGGAGGTAAATCTCATTGTCCACCATGGGTTCGCCATGGCTTAGGCGCCTCTGGGGAAGCGGAGGACCCTGACAGGAGAACCGAAAAGGCTGATACACCCCGACCTCCATGTTGTCTGAACCCGTGTCCTTAGAGACCTGTTGCtcttgtgagtctgtgtgtccttCGGAGGGTCGGTGTGTATCAAACTCCCCATAGATGCCGATTTCTGCTCCCTTTTTCAGCAGGTGTGTGTAGACCAGTGTTTCCTCAATGGAGGCGTACACATGGGACTCATTGTCTTCACGTGTTTTTGGGAACGTGTTCTGTGCAGGTTCGGAGCTGGCGCTAAAAGGATTGTAGACGGACACTTCATGTTCGacatccctcttcttcttcctgttaCCATTGAGGAAAAGGTGTGTTTTAGAGTTAAATACAGTATCTCGGTTGCCTAATCAAACAGTGTGTTGATTGATAATAAAGTTAAGAaattatgaaaaataaaagacaaagggAATCCACTTACCTAACCATCATACAGACTGCCACTAACACGATGACAGAAATGACCAGCAGAGCAGCCAGAACACTCAGAATGATAGCCAGAAGATCTAAATGAGACAAACCAACAgcaaaaaacatcatttaacaCTTGCACCATTAAATCTTAAAAGAACCATTCAGTATTCCTTGCTGCCAACGAGGCAATTCTGTAAAAGCTCTTCTTACTCGTGCTTTCCTGCAGAGTGATCTTCGTGATCACACTGAATTGTCCTCTTTCAGGCATACAGTTGGACATGTTGAGATAGAAGCTCTCAGAGACGGTGAGCTGGCTCTCGGCCCCCTCATCCTCCCGGCGGCTGTAGTCCTCCTCGAGCCTGCCAACTCTCTGCACCCTGATGTCAGTGTGACGGTTTCTGCACTTGGGCTGGCTGAGGTTGCCGAACATCAGGTTCGCCTCCATCCTTGCAGGAACAGAGACGATCCAGGAGACGGTGGAGTAAGGCTGCATTCCAACCGGCCAACCAGGAGTAGCAACGATTACAGGGGTGTCCTTTGATGGAGATACTGTAAATATGTATCGTTCTGGATAAGAGTGAGAAATAAAGGATTACAGGATATTACAGGAGAGATATTCACCTTTTTCACTTCCTTTGAAAGTATTTCTGACCTGATATCTCCTTTTCAAAACTGGCGTTCAGCACATACTTGAAAAAGGACCTCAGAACTCTGCCGCCCATGTTGGACCGCCACGTGACAGACACATTGTTGTGGATCTGGACTTTTTGTATGGCTCCATTAGGGCAGAACACTCCGACAGTATTTCCATCCTCTTCTGCCACTTCAATGCTGATACTGTCATTGCAAATCTGTCCTGGTAGGGACTGTTTAAGCGGCCCGGTGGGAGCGGTCAGCAGAACAGTGCCGTGCTCAGCCGGACGGAGAGTCCAGGTCATGCTGTTCAGAGGGGCTGGGAGGCAAGATGGCACCAGAGGCACCAGCAGCGGGATGGGAATTGTCGGACAGAGACGACTGCACTCTGatgttttaaaaatagaaaaactaCATCACAAAAAGTGTTAAAGCTTCTCATTTTCACACTCTTTCACAAATCTGGACTCACCTATGACTCTAGTGGCGGTTACTTGTATGTCTTCAGGGAGGCAGTCCTGAAAAGACAAGTCGCTGCTTGATGTGACTGTGATTGTTTCCTTCATCACAGAGTCCATTTTCATCTTGCAGTCAGAGGCTGGTCTCAACTTATTAATGTGGAGAGAAACTCCCTCCTTGCCAAGATCCACTTGACACGACACTAAAGAAGCAACAAAAAACTGTCAGCTTTAATTCTGTTTCCCCCACAAACGTGTGGACGGGCCGTTTGACTAAGACAAACATGAGGATGTGCCACTGCTGACATTCATTACTCAGACATGAGGCAATCTGAGAGCTCCCACCCAATCTGTACATCACTGTTACTCAGCCATCCTGTCAAAAAACTGTCAGTCACACccctggataaaaaaaaaaaaaaaacggcacCCTCAGTTACAAAAATGTAGACCAAAAAGACACCAACACACCAATGAATATAGGCTAAAGATTTAACATGGTATATACATTTTTGCATCAAACTATACAAACCTAATGAGGCTGTGCTTGAAGCAGACACCCTGATGTTCACGGAGAGTCCAGGGGAGCCGCTTCGTCTTCTGTCCATCTCACAGTTCCTCAGCATCAGTGAGAAATCTCCCTGAGTCTGATCCGGCTGGGTGTCCGTCAGTCTCAGGACCAATGCTGACCTCCCTGTCCTGTAGTACTCCACCGCCGCCTGCTTCTTCAAACAGCTCGGCTGCACGAGGTTTAGAAGCTGAACAGTGGTCTTGTGTTTGTCTGGGACATCAAAGTACCACTCCATGCTGTCATCATCAGGAAAACTGTCCGGGTAGTTTGGTGACAGTAAGTCTGAAGTCGGGTTCTCTTTGGGTAATGTCACAGAAATCTTGGCGAGGGCTAGAAGAGAAACCTTTAAAttaaaatcttgtttttttttttttttttaaaacatacacaAGAAAGCTGTTTTTTAACTTACATTTGATTTCCTCTCCTACAGAGACCTCAAACTGGCCACTCTGCAGCTGACTACCTGCTGAGACGTCCAGAGAAAAGCTGCCCTGTTTCAGTATCTGAGCACTACTAATGGGACCCGACCTGCAGTATGTCCCCACAGCCACCTTCCCAGTGGTCTGGACAGCCTGTAggttgtatgtgtgtctgtctggacACCTCTCTGATGGGTTGATCTGTCTCAAACCTATCCTGGTGAAGTCTATTTTGAAAGCTTTTGGAGCCAAGGCGCTTATATTCCAGGTGAACCTGCGCTTAAAACCCTGCAGAGGAAGGGAGCCAAAGTCGGCCTGGAGGATGTTGCCGCTGCATGACGTGGTGCATTCTGAAAGAAGAAAGTGCATATATGAGCACATATTTTACTgtagaaacaaacaaatacaccaCAGAACAATACACATGTTATCTTACTTATATTCTGCACTACTTCCACAGTGAATTCATTTTCAGGCGCAGTGCAGGTAAACTTCACAGAGACCGCAGTGCTGTCTTGTAACAACAGAGATGAGGTACATTGCTGAGAACGTCCAGATTCTGTGCACACTTTGCAACCATAGACCTGAGGACTGGTGATGCGGAGGGTGGTGCCACGTTCAGGAGTAATGGTCAAccctggaaaacacacacacacacacacacacacacagaaaatcctCCTTTTTATTCCCTGTGAGCAGAGTTAATGTGGCTCACTGAGCTGATGAGCAGGCTGACAGTGTGCCTTCACTCCCTCTATGACTAAGCAAGCCTCTGTTAAGCAAACACAGCAAtgttcacacacagcttcagcaTAGCACGCTGTTCTCTGTCATGTTCTTTGTTTAATAAGTGTACAAATCAGACGTCCTGTCATCTGACACGTGGCCTTCTCTGGACATTACTGGTATTCCTGCATCTTTCCTTTAATTCTAGGAACAATCAAGCGTCCATATTTGAACAACAGATCCACCACTCCACAGGAAATCTGTCCTGCTGGTTAATTATTAACTTACCTGACACGGAAGACACGATGGATGTAAGAAGTAAAACCTGTATAGAGGCTAAGGACATGCTGGTCCCCGGTGTAGATGTGTAATCCCGAGAGAAATCACCAGAGATTAGCGCACGTTTCATTCCTCCGCAGCATGCAGTTTGTTGCGCCACATTATTCCTTGGAACTCGTTTCAACCCGTGAAGCTCCTGCACTTCCTATTGCGCCAGTAGTGTCAGCTGCATGGGAGCCTCGAGCCAGGTAAAGTAAAGGCGGGGCCACGGCGGCCATTTTGACAGGTGCGGGGTTCATTGATGCCTCATCAAAGTtactcatttaaaataaaataagacaaaaaaaccTAACAATTatgatgcaaaataaaaaaaaggttcaaaTGATTTTTGATGTATATGTTTATAATTTTTAGGAAttatttttaccttttgtgcAATTACACAAGGAggtgtttggattttatttgatttcatatTTCCAGGATACATATTGTAGGCAAATATTACAATAAatattgtaattattattaggCTATGTATTAATGTATTGTTATGGTTATattattgaaatattttttgcaAACTTTACACAGTGACTGCAAATGAAACAGTCTTTCTGAGGTATAGATAACCTGTATCTGCTACAGATTATAGGCTAATAATTTAACACTCTGACAGGAGCCATTTTCAGATATTAGTCCATGCATTCATAtccagaaagagaaacattctgattcattttattttctttaaattgtggagacaatacaaataaacacGTAAAGGCAATATTGAACTCGACATTATAAATCTACCAATATAAGTATTGAAACCCTCTTTATGTCAATCATGATTAACATCTATTTTCAGGTTTATTGGAAAAAATACTATTACATTAATGATTAGTATAACTGTGGATTATATATTGTATTATGTGACAGCACACTTCAAAGTTCAGCGTCCAGTGCAAAAGTCCTACACAGGGAATAAGGCAGAAAACTTTCTATAAAGGTTAAAAACTATACAAACACTGTTTAAAGAGAAAAGTTTGCACAGTCTACGCTGACATGATCTATAGGAAGGCCTACACGGGTTTACAAAACACGTTGGTGTTGGTCCCAGTAAACTATTGGCTAGTAGAACAATCCTTCATACTTTACCTGACTTGGTCAAAGGACACCCCAAAACTAAAGCATTTGTTCAAAAAGTTCTCTCACACTCCTCATTCACGTGAGCATCTGAATGGCTACAGTTATATAGTATAGGCAGCACAGGCTATAATGATATAAAGATGAGTTCAGTTATCTCGGTCTCCTCTGCTCCATCCCATTAGGCAGAAATCCTGCAATGATCGGTACTGGCCATATGAGAGCAGCAACACTCCACACGATGATGACTAAAGTCATGAAACAAGCCACAAGTGTGGACTCGATTGGCTTCCTGTTCAGCCTCCAACTTTTGTCCCCCTTCAGCTCGTCGAGGCTGAAATCCACACAGCAGAAAGTGACCTGATCCCCGCTCTGCTGGCCCCTCGACCTGCCCTGACCAAACCTCCGGTAGCGGGACATCCCGCAGCCCACGCACAGCCGCAACTCCTGCTGACCACCGGTAACCCCGAGGTGCTCGATGACAACCGGCGAGATCGCCCTGTTGAAGGATGCGGAGAAGAAAGCCCTGCCGTGGTTGTTGGTGGTGTAGATGAGCACATCACACTGGAAGCCGAAGCTGCTGTCCCACCGCGCCACCAGCGAGGTGGGCAGGAGTCTCTGGACGCTCACGTTGCACTGGGACAGAGTCTGCAGAGAGGAGGCGTCGGGCGAGGCTTCGCTCTCCTCCACAGATCTCTTGGAGAAGCGCACGTCCACCTCCAGGTTGGCCAGGAACCTGTTGGAGGAGTTGATGGGCGGCAGGAGGAGGTCTTCGTCGCTCCAGCCCTGGCATGGCAGGAGAAGTGCGGCCACCGCGTTCACAACCAGCAGGAGAGTCGGAGAGTTGTTCAGCATGGCACAGGGCGCGTCTCTCCTGCTCGCATGGTGTTGTGACGATCCGCAGGCGACGGACAAgatgtgcaatgtttgtaaatgcCACTCGCTATAATGATTTAAAAACCCAGCTCCCAGTGGAGACAGTCATTCCCCCGCTCGACTGGTATTTAAATGGAAACCTCCAAAGCATGTCACTTGCGTGCATCCCCCTCCCGCTTGGATATTTTCCGCCTGCCTTGTTGTCCAAATGTTCCCTCCAATCGCTGTTCAGGAGAAGCAGACTGAGCAGCGCTCACAGCTCCCAGCTTCACTCCTGCTCCGTCACTTCAGGTGTGAGCGCTGAGCACCACAACGCAGAGGGGTGGTGAAGGGAGAGCCTCCAGTGCGCAAGGACAGAAGCGCCCAGTCAACGCGTGTCTTCCAACCAGTAATCCAAATAATCACCAGGAAAATAAGCAGAAATGAATAACAGTCAGTATGGAGACAAGGCAGACCTGTTATGAGTTGGAATAGGTAAATTAAGAGTGTACGCCTGCAGTTAATCTAGGTGAATCCATCATGCACTCTGGAAGCTTCCATtactagtaaaaaaaaaaccacaaggtTTGAATGTCTGTAAAAGCTCCCACGGATTTTTAGGTGACTAAGTACGACAGTGACGCAACAAGGTCACATCAATGACTTCATTTGACCGATTGAGCTAAAAGATAAGAAGTTAATCTGCGCCCCATGCTGGATGGATTAATTTCTGAACTTTTATTTAGTCAGAATAGACTAACTGAGTCCAGCCTGAATGAAAGCCACTTATCAGCACTGTAAGGTGTCTTGGAAATAATACAAGGCTAAGTGGAAATATTCACATGCAAAATacttttgagctcctgtcataAAAACAGCCACTCTGCAGAGTGTATGGTGACAGATTATAGGTGCAGAAAAGGCATTATATTCATGTGTAATTACATGACAGCACCTAATTCAGCACTTTGAGGTTCAGgacaaaaagctgcagtttccTGAGATAAATTCAACATGTTCACTTAGTGACCAGCTGTCTGACCAAGTGCTTTCTCTCCTTTATCTCCTGACAGCAGCCATTCTCTTCTTGTGTTGtacagactgttttttttaaagctaaacCCGTCAGTCTGTAATCTGGCTCTTTGTTTGTtcatctgctctctgctcactgagttttctgtgtgttggtgCTTGTTTCTCTCAGCTGTGTTGTGCACTCGGGGGAAGCAGGGCACATCAATAAACATGTGCCTCTGCCGggcagcggcagcagcggcaGGGGGTTTGTGCATGGTGAGGCTCACCTGGCTGCTGCATCTGATGCTGGAGGGGAATCAGTcactcccctctcctcccctgccCCGCCCTCTTTGTGTTTTGGGTCCGGCACTGACAGCAAATGTGATTACAGTAACAGCCTGGGGATGCAGCTGCTGCTAATCTCATGTTTTGTGGCGCTCTAATAATagtttaattattattactaaTTGTTGAACACATGTTTGGATTCAAGCAGGCTCAAATCAGAGTGAGCCAATAAAAATTCTGGTTATTGGCCTGATAAGGCTGGAGGACCTGTGGAGGATCATTTTACTCTATTATTCTGTAACGGTTTGTGGCTGCATATGTTTGTGGGCATTTATTGGCAACTAACTCATCTAAAGCTCCTGCCTGATCCGGCTAATGCCATGAAGTAGCCAATACCAGAACACCTCTCAACACAACAGCACTCAAACATTACAGAATCAGTTCTCTGACCTCATTTCAAACACAATACAGGCACTAGAGGCTTCACACTCATGCATTGCCATTATAttctacttctttttttttacagtcttacTGTGTCGGTCCCTCCTGAAGAGGCTGTTGTTGTGAACCTGCAGGAAAGTGAGTGCACCCTCATTTTTCAATCACTTAACCTTCTGTGAATTCTGCTCCTGCTAACATGTTTTAAAGGGTGATGCGGCTTTAAACATGGGATTCttattcttcttttttcagCAGTGTGTAGCACTTCATAACAACTTATGTATAATGTATCAGAATAACTAATTATTGACAGACAGAATTGGGTTATTGACCAGAAGCAAAATAGTGATGAATTATTCTGTTTCATCTTTTGCGGGCTGGGAAACATGAATGCCACTTATATGAATCGTTTTACTCTGTGCTGTTTAAATGGTGTCATTTGCTCCACTGGCCTGCCTCTGTGTATTTGATGTGAAGGCCAGCTGAAGTGAAAGATGCTTTGGTCCTAATTTGCACCTGAAAGCCCACGCCCCTCCCTTGTCTCCTTGTCGTTTAATTATGACAGCATGTTTAATTCGTCCTTTTTTGCTCTAAAACAATCATGTAGTTGTTCGTTTCTCTTTCTGTGCATTCAGACATCTCTCTGGTGCTCTCCAGCACTCCCACACGTTTCCAAATGCTGGTCCCTCTGTGTCAGATATGCTCTCTAGACAATGTGCTGGTGAGGAGAGCAAGGAAATGTAAATGACTTTCTTGTTCATTAATTAtgctataaaaatgtaaattgccTTGGTGACAAAAATGCAAATGGGGTAAGATAAAAGTCTTCTGCTAAAAGAAAATGTATGAAAGATTCATTTTCTCAAAATGTAGCTCTTTATTCAGGAAACCGAGAGAAGgaacctgctgctgcctggCCTTCATCAGCCCTGTGCTGGATCAGATACCATTAGCCTGACCCAccggctcacacacacacacagccagcttAATTAGAAGTTGAGAATTGGATCCATGCTCACAGTCACAGTGTTAAAGCTTCTGTTTTACATCTGAGCCTCGTGAATCccctgtctgtctccttcacTCCTGTCATACCTCCAATCACTGCCATCACCACGGCAACAAAACGGCAGTTTCCCTAGAAGCAGTGGAGTAGAGGAAACTCATAGATGGTAGTAATAATGATGAAACTAATAACAGCGTtatggttgtgttgtgtgtgtggtcagaatAGTGCAGAAGGTCAGGACATAAgccacaaatgaaaacaaagttgTGTTCAGGGACTGTGGGTCAGAAACAATGCACAGGACTGACTGGGAAACTATGAGTTTCCTTCTCTTATTAGTCCTGTGATGGGGCAAGACTAGAAGCGTTATTTCAATGACTAAGAACTGTAGCACAGAGGGATCATAATATGCAGAAGTGGATGTGACGTATCTAATAAATTCAGGTTTATATGcaaatattttgaaaaatatcttGGGCATCttgggctggagcctatcccagctttCAGTTGGCTAAGACACAGGGTACAATGGCAACCAACATGAACATCATAAATGTGATAATTAATGTAAACATGCTTTAGTCTAACACTGACTCTATTATGATTTTAGTGGTATATGTCAAACTATTTAACatgttgtttattgtttgttcctGTTTACACCTTGCAGAGTGATCGGGTTGTCCTGGTTTAATAGAACTGTAGCTTGTGTATTATTCAGTCATAgcataattttaatttaattcatttattcTTGTATTATGTTTCAGAAAGTTTCATCTCACCGTTAGCCTTTCTAAATGAGAGCAATTAAAATCCTCATAAGCACATGTAGATATTAAATTTTACTTGAGGACATAATAGGATGATAATTTAGAAACTCGTATTTCTCTTAATCAGATTGCAACCTCATCCTCACTTACAACCACTCTGAGTGCATCTAAGAGACTGTAGAGGGATCTGGATCTGCGGGAGATGTACACTAATTAGTGGCACTAATTGCTGCTCTGAAAATGGGCAAAGTGGACGAGGAGCCAGAGAGGAGAGACTCAGATGAATGAAAATCATGGAacggtgtaaaaaaaaattagatcAGAAAGCTGCCGGAGAAGTCCCAGTAGATTGGAGATCTTGTTCCATCTGGAAagctcttcatctcctctgtgCCACCACGTTTCACTCTGAGGTCCTACATGAGTACAGATAAGCGCAGGACACACAAGGCTGTTGTTGTGAAATAGGCCCTGGAAATAACATCACACTTATCAGGCTGTCTGAAAAGCGGTCAGCGGCAGGCAGAGACCTATCAGCCTTCACCTCGTCGCTCTCTGGAAGCTGGTGTGAGATTGTTTCTTTGTGGAACCACTCCTCAT contains:
- the clec3ba gene encoding tetranectin, encoding MDGRGVWMVCCLLLLAHCSLQQTSSKKRNGKKDSANSAAIEELKKQIDDIVQELNVLKEQQALQTICLKGTKILGKCFLANPAKKNFHAASDDCIAKGGSLSTPLTGEENDQLYSYVRQSIGPEEQIWLGINDMVTDNHWVDQSGSSVRFKNWETEITLQPDGGPSQNCAVLSTTANGKWFDENCRAEKASVCEFNIV
- the cdcp1a gene encoding CUB domain-containing protein 1a isoform X1, whose protein sequence is MKRALISGDFSRDYTSTPGTSMSLASIQVLLLTSIVSSVSGLTITPERGTTLRITSPQVYGCKVCTESGRSQQCTSSLLLQDSTAVSVKFTCTAPENEFTVEVVQNIKCTTSCSGNILQADFGSLPLQGFKRRFTWNISALAPKAFKIDFTRIGLRQINPSERCPDRHTYNLQAVQTTGKVAVGTYCRSGPISSAQILKQGSFSLDVSAGSQLQSGQFEVSVGEEIKSLAKISVTLPKENPTSDLLSPNYPDSFPDDDSMEWYFDVPDKHKTTVQLLNLVQPSCLKKQAAVEYYRTGRSALVLRLTDTQPDQTQGDFSLMLRNCEMDRRRSGSPGLSVNIRVSASSTASLVSCQVDLGKEGVSLHINKLRPASDCKMKMDSVMKETITVTSSSDLSFQDCLPEDIQVTATRVIECSRLCPTIPIPLLVPLVPSCLPAPLNSMTWTLRPAEHGTVLLTAPTGPLKQSLPGQICNDSISIEVAEEDGNTVGVFCPNGAIQKVQIHNNVSVTWRSNMGGRVLRSFFKYVLNASFEKEISERYIFTVSPSKDTPVIVATPGWPVGMQPYSTVSWIVSVPARMEANLMFGNLSQPKCRNRHTDIRVQRVGRLEEDYSRREDEGAESQLTVSESFYLNMSNCMPERGQFSVITKITLQESTNLLAIILSVLAALLVISVIVLVAVCMMVRKKKRDVEHEVSVYNPFSASSEPAQNTFPKTREDNESHVYASIEETLVYTHLLKKGAEIGIYGEFDTHRPSEGHTDSQEQQVSKDTGSDNMEVGVYQPFRFSCQGPPLPQRRLSHGEPMVDNEIYLRADESEEEHYENTGPRLEPEGENSA
- the cdcp1a gene encoding CUB domain-containing protein 1a isoform X2; the protein is MKRALISGDFSRDYTSTPGTSMSLASIQVLLLTSIVSSVSGLTITPERGTTLRITSPQVYGCKVCTESGRSQQCTSSLLLQDSTAVSVKFTCTAPENEFTVEVVQNIKCTTSCSGNILQADFGSLPLQGFKRRFTWNISALAPKAFKIDFTRIGLRQINPSERCPDRHTYNLQAVQTTGKVAVGTYCRSGPISSAQILKQGSFSLDVSAGSQLQSGQFEVSVGEEIKSLAKISVTLPKENPTSDLLSPNYPDSFPDDDSMEWYFDVPDKHKTTVQLLNLVQPSCLKKQAAVEYYRTGRSALVLRLTDTQPDQTQGDFSLMLRNCEMDRRRSGSPGLSVNIRVSASSTASLVSCQVDLGKEGVSLHINKLRPASDCKMKMDSVMKETITVTSSSDLSFQDCLPEDIQVTATRVIECSRLCPTIPIPLLVPLVPSCLPAPLNSMTWTLRPAEHGTVLLTAPTGPLKQSLPGQICNDSISIEVAEEDGNTVGVFCPNGAIQKVQIHNNVSVTWRSNMGGRVLRSFFKYVLNASFEKEISERYIFTVSPSKDTPVIVATPGWPVGMQPYSTVSWIVSVPARMEANLMFGNLSQPKCRNRHTDIRVQRVGRLEEDYSRREDEGAESQLTVSESFYLNMSNCMPERGQFSVITKITLQESNLLAIILSVLAALLVISVIVLVAVCMMVRKKKRDVEHEVSVYNPFSASSEPAQNTFPKTREDNESHVYASIEETLVYTHLLKKGAEIGIYGEFDTHRPSEGHTDSQEQQVSKDTGSDNMEVGVYQPFRFSCQGPPLPQRRLSHGEPMVDNEIYLRADESEEEHYENTGPRLEPEGENSA
- the tmem158 gene encoding transmembrane protein 158, with translation MLNNSPTLLLVVNAVAALLLPCQGWSDEDLLLPPINSSNRFLANLEVDVRFSKRSVEESEASPDASSLQTLSQCNVSVQRLLPTSLVARWDSSFGFQCDVLIYTTNNHGRAFFSASFNRAISPVVIEHLGVTGGQQELRLCVGCGMSRYRRFGQGRSRGQQSGDQVTFCCVDFSLDELKGDKSWRLNRKPIESTLVACFMTLVIIVWSVAALIWPVPIIAGFLPNGMEQRRPR